One window of Camelina sativa cultivar DH55 chromosome 4, Cs, whole genome shotgun sequence genomic DNA carries:
- the LOC104782465 gene encoding auxin transporter-like protein 1, translating to MSIKGTEEGIMENETEERGDESSMKSFLWHGGSVYDAWFSCASNQVAQVLLTLPYSFSQMGMASGVVLQILYGFMGSWTAYLISVLYVEYRSRKEKQNVNFNNHVIQWFEVLDGLLGPYWKAIGLTFNCTFLLFGSVIQLIACASNIYYINDKLDKRTWTYIFGACCATTVFIPSFHNYRIWSFLGLGMTTYTAWYLTIAAIVHGQVEGVTHSGPTKLVLYFTGATNILYTFGGHAVTVEIMHAMWRPRKFKYIYLLATLYVFTLTIPSAISVYWAFGDQLLTHANAFSLLPNSPWRDAAVILMLIHQFITFGFACTPLYFVWEKVIGMHETNSILLRAVTRLPVVIPIWFLAIIFPFFGPINSAVGALLVTFTVYIIPSLAHILTYRSAYSRLNAAEKPPAVIGGWRGAYVVNVVVVVWVLVVGFGLGGWASMTNFIKQVDTFGLFAKCYQCPPPRPHH from the exons TTCAGCTGTGCATCGAACCAG GTTGCTCAAGTTTTATTGACACTACCTTATTCATTTTCACAAATGGGAATGGCATCAGGTGTAGTTCTACAGATCCTCTATGGTTTTATGGGAAGTTGGACAGCTTATCTCATCAGTGTTCTCTACGTTGAGTACAGAAGtcgaaaagagaaacaaaatgttaACTTCAACAACCATGTCATTCAG TGGTTCGAAGTGTTAGATGGTTTGCTTGGTCCATATTGGAAAGCAATTGGATTAACATTCAACTGTacatttcttctctttggttctGTTATCCAACTCATCGCTTGTGCAAG TAACATATATTACATAAACGACAAGCTAGACAAGAGGACATGGACTTACATATTCGGAGCATGTTGTGCAACCACAGTGTTCATACCCTCGTTTCACAACTATAGGATATGGTCCTTTCTTGGTCTTGGAATGACCACTTACACCGCTTGGTACCTCACCATCGCGGCTATTGTACACGGACAGGTCGAAGGAGTGACTCATTCCGGTCCAACTAAGTTGGTTCTGTATTTCACTGGAGCCACGAATATATTGTACACTTTTGGTGGCCATGCTGTTACGGT AGAGATAATGCATGCAATGTGGAGGCCAAGAAAGTTTAAGTACATATATCTATTGGCTACACTTTATGTCTTCACCTTAACCATTCCATCGGCTATTTCTGTCTACTGGGCCTTTGGAGATCAGCTTCTCACACATGCTAATGCTTTCTCCCTCCTTCCTAACTCACCGTGGCGTGATGCTGCAGTTATCCTCATGCTCATTCACCAG TTTATAACATTCGGGTTCGCGTGCACGCCGCTATATTTCGTGTGGGAGAAAGTGATCGGAATGCACGAGACAAATAGTATTTTGCTACGAGCGGTCACAAGATTGCCTGTGGTGATACCGATTTGGTTTTTAGCCATAATCTTCCCTTTCTTTGGTCCCATTAACTCAGCCGTTGGTGCACTTCTAGTCACGTTCACCGTCTACATTATCCCATCACTCGCTCACATCCTCACCTACCGCTCTGCTTATTCCCGACTGAACGCTGCGGAGAAGCCACCGGCAGTGATAGGCGGTTGGAGAGGTGCGTATGTGGTGAACGTTGTGGTGGTCGTTTGGGTGTTGGTGGTTGGTTTTGGGTTAGGAGGATGGGCGAGTATGACTAATTTCATTAAACAAGTTGATACTTTTGGCCTCTTTGCTAAATGTTATCAGTGTCCTCCTCCACGGCCGCATCACTGA